From a region of the Desertibacillus haloalkaliphilus genome:
- a CDS encoding GntT/GntP/DsdX family permease, translated as VILRVSVGSATVAGLTTAGIVAPLVANQTAVNPAFVVLAIGAGSLAASHVNDAGFWMFKEFFDLDVPQTLKIWTVLETIISVVGLIVILILSALFS; from the coding sequence CCGTTATCTTGCGTGTTTCAGTTGGATCAGCTACGGTTGCTGGTTTGACGACTGCTGGAATCGTTGCACCATTGGTTGCTAACCAAACGGCTGTTAACCCAGCCTTCGTGGTATTGGCTATCGGTGCCGGTTCATTGGCTGCTTCACACGTTAACGATGCCGGATTCTGGATGTTCAAGGAATTCTTTGATTTGGATGTCCCACAAACGTTGAAGATTTGGACAGTGCTTGAAACAATTATTTCAGTTGTTGGATTGATTGTTATCTTGATTTTGTCAGCATTGTTCTCATAA